In a single window of the bacterium BMS3Abin14 genome:
- a CDS encoding CDP-alcohol phosphatidyltransferase yields the protein MKDSQYYQIQQTGMPAFARDFPNICSLVGLLCAVLAIYFAILGNFPLAIIGMLWAVFFDWGDGIIARRMKGRTDEFRAFGVQLDSLIDIVSFGICPAVLLMSYGEFSPWFLPGAFVIVAASAIRLSYFNVFGLIDDSTYMGMALDNNIIILGFVFLFDGVFSQTFFSIMLYAICMCMAVLNVAPIRTPKFSGRWFYVLTVYALGLTAIYGWILWRKFH from the coding sequence ATGAAGGATTCACAATATTATCAAATACAACAGACCGGGATGCCTGCTTTTGCCAGGGATTTTCCAAATATCTGTTCGCTTGTAGGACTGTTGTGCGCTGTCCTCGCGATATACTTTGCTATTTTGGGCAATTTCCCTTTAGCAATCATTGGAATGCTTTGGGCTGTTTTTTTTGACTGGGGTGACGGGATCATTGCCCGTCGGATGAAGGGGCGCACTGATGAATTTCGGGCTTTCGGGGTACAGCTTGACTCGTTGATAGATATTGTGAGCTTCGGAATTTGCCCCGCCGTTCTTCTCATGAGCTATGGAGAATTCAGCCCCTGGTTTCTGCCAGGGGCATTCGTGATTGTCGCAGCCAGTGCAATAAGGTTGAGTTATTTCAATGTGTTCGGCTTGATCGATGATTCGACGTATATGGGGATGGCGCTTGACAACAATATCATCATTCTTGGTTTTGTCTTTCTGTTTGACGGTGTTTTTAGCCAGACGTTTTTTTCAATCATGTTATATGCCATATGTATGTGCATGGCAGTCTTGAATGTAGCACCAATACGAACGCCCAAGTTTTCCGGAAGGTGGTTTTATGTTCTCACGGTGTATGCCCTGGGATTGACAGCGATATATGGCTGGATACTGTGGCGCAAATTTCATTAA
- a CDS encoding trans-aconitate 2-methyltransferase, producing MDSNRPVNRHDPAEQQINDATVKRYFNSARGGTAATVSMMAHEHNLPTSAARYRLHKEIRTISDWLNAVCDSGRVLDVGCGAGTWAEIFARCNRTVIGIEQSSLMLKAARERVAHLPKVTILEGDGRYNLPEGPFDMIFLGGLCMYLDNHDVMALLRSLKSRLAEGGVIILRESTVHRGVSLSRGEYQAVYRSVNLYRQLFDGAGTFLVEVRRNFGYTNLVTAEELVDLRRRWLPFLPRDSTTLGFLTWWALRGIAPISFWTLPRILSRRSIQWPRLQNHFFRIRLME from the coding sequence ATGGATAGCAATCGACCGGTGAATCGACACGACCCCGCAGAACAACAGATCAACGATGCAACTGTCAAACGCTATTTTAATAGTGCAAGGGGTGGTACGGCAGCCACGGTCAGTATGATGGCTCATGAACACAATCTTCCAACCAGTGCGGCTAGATATCGCCTACACAAAGAAATACGAACTATCAGTGATTGGCTCAACGCGGTGTGTGACTCTGGGCGAGTGCTTGATGTTGGCTGCGGGGCGGGGACGTGGGCCGAGATTTTCGCCAGGTGCAATAGGACTGTCATAGGAATCGAGCAAAGTAGTCTGATGTTGAAAGCTGCCAGGGAAAGGGTGGCTCATCTGCCCAAGGTTACAATACTCGAAGGTGACGGTCGATATAACCTTCCGGAGGGCCCCTTTGACATGATCTTCCTGGGAGGCCTGTGTATGTATCTGGATAACCACGACGTGATGGCATTACTTCGTTCTTTGAAAAGCCGTCTTGCTGAAGGGGGGGTGATTATCCTTCGCGAATCGACTGTACATCGGGGTGTATCCCTATCACGAGGAGAGTACCAGGCAGTCTACCGAAGTGTAAACCTGTACCGTCAATTGTTCGATGGCGCGGGTACCTTTCTTGTAGAAGTACGGCGGAACTTCGGGTACACCAATTTGGTGACCGCAGAGGAGTTGGTTGATCTGCGTCGCAGGTGGCTTCCATTCTTACCTAGGGATTCTACCACACTTGGTTTTTTGACATGGTGGGCACTCAGAGGGATCGCACCGATAAGCTTCTGGACACTGCCGCGAATACTCTCCCGGCGCAGCATCCAGTGGCCCAGATTACAAAATCATTTCTTCAGGATTCGCCTTATGGAGTAA
- the cobD gene encoding threonine-phosphate decarboxylase: MKQYDYETQTQKYEFISKQHGGYYRHDFVDHAYLYNLYFPPEAVFTSFKNYIHALVLNYPVAQDALAGLISKLIYQPAERIVVGNGAAELIKIVSGHISSKLIVAVPSFNEYANAAPPGQVVEFALEIPSFHLDVDKFAAEAIRVKADVAVVVTPNNPTSMLVPRSDLIFLAQKLALHDCMLIVDESFMDFSQNPNQTTLEHDIEQHPNMAIIKSMSKAYGICGLRIGYMLTPNAAFAEAVRNGVHIWNINGFAEEFLRLLPSYRHEFVESCKQVRSDRDNLYCKLCAVPGMIVYKPDANFVFCRLPNYAQSGPEVTRTLFVEHNMYIKHCQGKTLKDSDRYIRIASRTETENCMLVDALADTINLKKMEPSS, from the coding sequence ATGAAGCAATATGATTATGAGACGCAAACGCAAAAATACGAATTCATCTCCAAACAGCATGGAGGGTACTATCGTCATGATTTTGTCGATCATGCCTATCTCTACAACCTCTATTTCCCGCCAGAGGCCGTATTTACCAGTTTCAAGAATTACATCCATGCCCTTGTCCTGAACTACCCGGTTGCACAGGATGCCTTGGCCGGTCTCATCAGTAAACTGATCTATCAACCTGCTGAAAGAATTGTCGTAGGAAATGGTGCTGCTGAACTCATAAAAATTGTCTCCGGCCACATATCCAGTAAGTTAATCGTTGCGGTTCCCTCATTTAATGAATATGCAAATGCGGCGCCACCAGGGCAGGTCGTAGAATTTGCGCTTGAAATTCCATCCTTCCATTTGGATGTGGATAAATTTGCCGCTGAAGCAATCAGGGTTAAAGCAGATGTGGCTGTTGTGGTAACGCCGAATAATCCAACATCTATGCTGGTTCCCAGGTCAGATCTCATCTTCCTTGCACAAAAACTTGCACTTCATGACTGTATGCTGATCGTAGACGAATCCTTCATGGATTTTTCCCAAAATCCGAATCAGACAACTTTGGAGCATGATATTGAGCAGCACCCCAATATGGCAATCATTAAAAGCATGAGTAAAGCCTATGGAATCTGCGGTCTTAGGATCGGTTACATGCTCACACCCAATGCGGCATTTGCCGAAGCAGTACGAAATGGCGTGCATATTTGGAATATTAACGGATTTGCCGAAGAGTTTCTGCGCCTTTTGCCAAGTTATAGGCACGAGTTTGTCGAAAGCTGTAAACAGGTGCGATCCGACCGGGACAATCTGTATTGCAAGTTGTGTGCTGTTCCGGGAATGATTGTGTACAAACCCGATGCAAACTTTGTGTTCTGCCGCCTCCCCAATTATGCACAAAGCGGCCCTGAAGTCACACGGACATTGTTTGTTGAACATAACATGTACATAAAACACTGCCAGGGCAAGACGCTCAAGGATTCTGATCGATATATACGTATTGCCAGTCGAACCGAAACAGAGAATTGCATGTTAGTTGATGCATTGGCGGATACAATAAACTTGAAAAAAATGGAACCATCTTCATGA